A stretch of DNA from Spirosoma endbachense:
CATACATACCACCCGAAACGGAAATTTGCTCGCCCGTAATCCAGGCTGCATCATCGGAAGCAAGAAATACAGCAGCTTTCGCAATATCTTCGGGCTGACCTCTACGACCAAGCGGTGTATTGGCTATAAACATGGTTTCATACTCACTGCCAGTAGTGACGCCAGCACTAGTGGCACCTTCGGTTTCCGTAGCACCCGGCAAAATAGAATTGATACGAATGTTTTTTGCACCCAGTTCTTTCGACAACGAAATCGTTATGGCATCTAATGCCGCTTTAGTGGCAGAGTACAAAGAAGCTGCCGGTAGAGGCATTTTGCTGGCACCCGAACTGATATTGATGATATTGCCACCCGTATCGCTAAACAGTTTCAACGATGCCTGGATAGCCAGTATAGCCCCCAAAACATTGACGTTGAAATGCTGATGAAAAGATTCTGCTGATACCTGTTCAATCGGTGTGTATCCTTGAAAGGCCGCGTTGTTTACTAAAATATCCAACGTTCCGAACGCCTTCTTTGTTTCGTCAAACAGCCTGATTACATCGGCTTCTTTCGATATATCGCCCTGTACCGCAATGGCTATTCCTCCCTTGTCCGTGATCTCCTTTACCACGCTATCTGCACTTTCTTTACTTGAGGCATAATTCACAACTACCTTTGCGCCTTCCTCAGCAAAGTATTTTGCGATAGATGCACCTATACCTTTTGAAGCACCGGTGACTACCGCTACTTTGTTTTTTAATTTACTCATTACGTTTATTAATTAATGGTTGAGCGGCAAACTCAGTTTACCCGCTTCAATCAAACTGTGGTTCCCTTTGTCCACGAGGCAGGATCGCATTGAATTTTGCGATAACGATTCATCAGTCGAACTTGACCAAGTCCTTAAAGATCAGTTGACCCCAGCTATTTCCGCGCGCCTGCACAAGCAGTCCGCCTTCCGAAAGCCCGCCAAGTTTGATTGGTGAAAAACCGAGATTTTCCGCAAGCGTACCAATCTCCGCTGCTGCGTCGTCATCGTCGCTCGCCAGGAACACGACTCTTCTGCCACCATGTACGGCAGGATCTTGTGCAAGGACGGCTGCGCCCAAATGGTTGAAGCCCTTAACCAGTTTTCCACCCGTGAAGGCCTGCGCGACGACCCTGGCAGAAGGCTGTCCTCCCAACTCCTCAGGGGACACGCCGTAGGCATTGGTCACATCGACGATGGTCTTCCCCTGCCAGGTGGGCAGCGCCTTTGCAACATCCGGGTGCGACTCGAAACGGACAGCCAAAAAGACGATGTCCGCCTTGACCGCTTCCGCTAGCGTTGTGGGAATGATCGTGGGGCCGATCGCGGCCGCAGCGGATGCAAAGCTTTCCGGTTCGCGTGTGGTTGCAACGGATACTTCGATGCCGTTGCGGGCAAACGCCTTGGCCAGGGCCTGGCCGATCTTGCCGAAGCCAATAATTGCGTAGCTCCCTTCTTTGTTTTCTGATTTACTCATTTTGAAAACTATTTAATGGTACGAATTTGAACTCGTGCCAGCGTGGGGTCAATTATTTAGCCAAATAGGTCATACCACCATCAACAAGGAGTTCAGCACCAAGCATAAACGAAGAATCATCAGAGGCCAGGAAAACCGCTGTTTTACCAATGTCAGCGGGTTGCCCAATTCTGCCTACCGGCATTACCCCTGCATAGTGTTTTTTTACTGCTTGAATTTGTTCTGCGGGAACAAACTTGTCAAATGCTGGTGTATCTGTTGTACCTGGTGTTATTACATTTGCTCTAATTTTTCTAGCTAAAAGGTCGTTTGAAAATCCTTTTGCTAAATAGATTACAGCCGCTTTGGCAGCACCATAAAGCGTAAAAGACGAATAGGCCCGATGCGCGGCATTTGACCCGATAAGAATAATCGAGCCACCATCATTCATATAGGGCAGTGCTTTTTGAACCGTGAAGTAGACACTCTTCAGGTTTAAATCCATTGTTTTATCATAGTCGGCTTCGCCAATATCTGCCACAGTTCCAATAGTTCCACCACCCGCATTGGCTACAATCACGTCTATTTTGCCAAATTTTTCAGCCGTTTCTTTAAACACCCTTTCCAGGTCGGTAAGGCTGGTTACATCGGCATTTATGGCTATAAACTTATCGCCAAGCTGAGCCGCAGCACTCGCTAATGTTTCCTGATTTCTGCCGACAATAGCGCCTACAGCACCTTCATGTTTAAATTCCTGGGCAATACCCAATCCAATACCACTATTACCACCTGTAATCACGGCAACTTTGCTTGCTAGCTTACTCATTTTTTAGCTACTTTTATATTTGTTTCGCAAAGGAACCATCAATAGTTTATTTTTGAAACTATAATAGTTTATTCTGGTTACTAGTAGGTAACTACAAATTTTAACGATGAAAGACGACAGATTTTGCAACTCGAATTGCCCATTTACGAGAGCTATTGGCACTATTGGTAATAAATGGAAGCCAATAATTATCAATGTACTTGGCACCCGTACCATGCGTTTTGGTCAGTTAGATGCCATCGTACCCCACATTTCAAGGAAAGTACTGACCGAACAGTTAAAAGAGTTGGAAGAAGATGGCTTATTGGAACGATTGGCCTATAAGGAAATACCGCCAAGGGTAGACTATAAGTTGTCTGAAAAAGGCTTAGCTTTTTTGCCAATTTTAGAAAACATAAAAGAATGGAATTTAAAATATGAAGTAGCTCCAATGCTCAAAGAGACTGATTACAAATGGAGTAAACTCCCCAAAGTTGACATACCCTAAAAAGACTGGAACTGGTCCATTACCAGTTATCTGAAAAAAGGGGAAACAGTAGATGTTTATTACGAAACAGGTTTTGAGAACCTGTCTCATGTTTCATATGGCTTTTAAAAAAAATGGTCATGCTCCAACAGCTCATCAAGCGAGCCTTGGTCGGAGATTACCCCGTTAAGATTTCGTATACAGCAGAAGCCTATGCCGACACGTTAAGACCCATCATCTACGCCATGAAGGATTTGGGTTTAACCCACCGCAACAAAATTTCAGCGAGAGTAAAATGCGGGTGTGTTTCGTCCGGCTTTTATAACGCCCCATTTACGTAGCAGATACATGAAAGCCCCTTCGGATCACATAGGAGCGTTTTTCGGGACAAATGAATTGAGAACGGGCTGTTATCGAATAGTGTCCTGAAGCGATTGAAAAAGTAAAACTGTATTAGCCCCTCTTAGAAAATTCATAGGTACATAAAGATTTTCCGTTGGGTAAAAAATTCTCTTCTGAACCAACACAGTCAAATCCAAAGGTGACTGCCTCTGTTTTCAAATCTTCCTGTCCAATAGTCTTAAAAATACTTCCAACCGATTTAATGGATTCAACGCCTGTTTTACTGACAGACTGAACACCGTTATTGGACTGGATGGTAATTATCAATTTGGCAAACGGATCCGTATTGTCGTTGATAAATTCAAAGCATCTTTTACTATCGACATAGTCGAAAATTAAAGCTGCCCAAACAAAATCTGCCTGAATAAACGATACTGTTGATGAACCAATATCTGCGTTTACAAGATCTAACTGCTTGATTTTATTGCCAAACCGTTTCCGAGTTTCCTCCAGATAGGCACTACTTATATCTACGGCACAGACCCTTTTCACCAAATCGGGATCGATGTGCTCCAATCCATTGCCACCACTTATACCCAAAAACAAGATATTTTCTGGCTTATTATTTTGTAAATATTTGCCAGTCAGGTCGTTGAGCAACTTAGCCTGACCAACATCTTTATGTTGCATATGTAGCTCATAGTCAGCTAATGGAATAGTATTCCAGGGATTTGTTTCATTCATGCGCAACTATAGTAGCAGCGCGTCTCAAGAAATGCCCTATTAAAGCAGCAGACACATGAGCACTCCTTCGTCTCAAGTCGGAGCCTTTATTGAGAATTCGTTGTAGCGGCTCGATTGCCGATAAATTTAAGAGCTGTCAAACCCAAATAGCAATACACGTAGGGTGTGGATACAAGCGGAAAGCAACCCTGGTTTTTGGGGTTGCTTTTTTGTCAAAACGCCTACGTTAACTAACATGAATGAGTAAATCTGTTACCTATAAATTTTGACGGGTATCTATGCAGGTGAATCAACCCATAAACACTCGATGAAATCTGTTTACCTGCTCAACTGTCTGAAGCAATTTACCCTACTGGTCTGCTTAATGGGGCTGCTCGTGTATTGCAAGAATGGATCACCGGTAGACACGATCCAACCCCCTACGGGTTCCTCTTCAGCCACACCAACCAAAGTATGGGATAAAACCTTTGGTGGTACTAGTACTAATTATCTATACGCTATGGTAGCCACCTCGGATGGCGGTTTTCTGCTAGGTGGCTATTCTAACTCCGGTCAGGATGGCAATAAGTCCGATCCTAACCGAGGAAGAGAGGATTTCTGGGTGGTGAAGATCGATGGGAGTGGCAACAAAGTGTGGGATAAAACTTTTGGTGGCAGTCGTTCTGACCTACTCTACACGATGGTGGGCACTTCGGATGGAGGCTTTCTGCTGGGGGGATCTTCTGACTCCGGTCAGGATGGCAACAAGTCCGATCCCAACCGGGGAGAAGGGGATTTCTGGGTGGTGAAGATTGATGGGAGTGGCAACAAAGTCTGGGATAAAACCTTTGGCGGCAGTTTTGGTGATTATCTAACCTCTGTGGCAGCTACCTCGGATGGCGGTTTTCTACTGGGGGGCTATTCTGGCTCCGGTCAGACTGGCAATAAGTCGGATCCCAGCCGAGGTGGCGATTATGATTATTGGGTGGTGAAGATCAATGGGAGTGGCAACAAAGTGTGGGATAAAACCTTTGGCGGCACGAATACTGACCAACTCTACTCTGTGGCAGCCACCTCAGACGGCGGCTTTCTGCTGGGAGGTTCTTCTCTCTCTGATCAGGATGGCAATAAGTCCGATCTCTATAGGGGAAGTCGTGATTACTGGGCGGTGAAAGTGGATGGGAGTGGTAATAAAGTCTGGGATAAAACCTTTGGCGGCCGTGATTATGATCATCTAACCTCTGTGGTAACTACCTCGGATGGCGGCTTTCTGCTGGGGGGCTATTCTAACTCCGGTCAGGATGGCAATAAGTCCGACCCCAATCGAGGAGGTTTGGATTACTGGGTGGTGAAAGTAGATAAGAATGGGACCAAGGTGTGGGATAAAACCTTTGGTGGCAGTGATTCTGAATATCTATATGCTGTGGTGGGCACTTCGGATGGGGGTTTTCTGCTGGGGGGAATGTCCACATCCTATCAGAGTGGCAATAAGTCCGAGCCCAGTAAAGGAGGTGGTGACTACTGGGTGGTGAAGGTGGATGGGAATGGTGGTAAAGTGTGGGATAAAACCTTTGGCAGCACGAATAATGATTATCTACGCTCTGTGGTCGTCACTTCGGATGGGGGTTTTCTGTTGGGAGGGGATACTATCTCCGGTAAGGCGGGCGACAAGTCCGATCCCAGCCGGGGCAATAATGATATGTGGGTGGTGAGGATCAGATAACGACTACTGTCACCATCAACATTCCCGTTCATAGTCGCTGTGGCTTTTGCAAAAGCAGGGAATTCGTTACCTAACAGCCATTGGGTTTAAATTACTCCATCCTACTACTACAAAAAACGGTGACTTATTCAGCCACCGTTTTTTGTAGTAGTAGCTAAATTCTTACTGATTGAGAAGCTTTAGGCTGATGGGGTGGCCGATATGTTCGATGATACGCTGGGCAACTCATAGCGGAAACACTTGTTTACCTTTCGGTTTCCAGCCTAGTTCTGCTTTTATATCCTCAGTCCATGCTTCAAATACCTCTATAGAAACACCGTCATACCTCGTCAACAAATCATCTTTACAACATGTAGCTTGACTTTTAACACCGGTGTTCTCACTCATAATCGCACCTGTTATAAAAGGCGGCTCGGCTCACCTGGCTCTTTGGTTAACCCATCCGATTAGATTACCATCGCACAAAATGCTCGATTATTGACGTATTAGATCCCTAAAAACTCTCTACGTCTCACGCAGGAGCCTTTATTGAGAATTCGTTGTAGCGGCTCGATTGCCGATAAATTTAAGAGCTGTCAAACCCAAATAGCAATACACGTAGGGTGTGGATACAAGCGGAAAGCAACCCTGGTTTTTGGGGTTGCTTTTTTGTCAAAACGCCTACGTTAACTAACATGAATGAGTAAATCTGTTACCTATAAATTTTGACGGGTATCTATGCAGGTGAATCAACCCATAAACACTCGATGAAATCTGTTTACCTGCTCAACTGTCTGAAGCGATTTACCCTACTGGTCTGCTTAATGGGGCTGCTCGTGTATTGCAAGAATGGATCACCGGTAGACACGATCCAACCCCCTACGGCTTCCTTTACCGTAACCAACGATGGCTGCACTGCCCCCTGCACACCCATTTTCACCAGTACCTCTCAGAACGCCACCTCCTTTGTTTGGGAGATCGACGGCAGCCAGGTATCGACCGATGCCAGTTTTTCCCGGCAGTTTACGACGGCAGGCACCTATGCTGTCAAACTCACAGCAACCAACAGTGCTGGCAGCAACAGTAGCCAGAAGACCATAGCAATCAATAAGCCGGGGGCTCCGGTGGCCGATTTTGGGTTTACCGGGGGCGAGTGTATGGCCCCCTGCGAGGTCAGTTTTACCCAAAAAGCCACGGGTACTATCACCAGCTATCTGTGGGACTTTGGTGATAAAACCCCTACCTCAACCGAAGCAAACCCCAAACACACCTATCAGCAGGGGGGTACGTTCACCGTTACCTTGACGGTGAGTGGCCCCGGTGGTGGTAGCCAGCCTAAAACTCAGTCAGTAACCATCAA
This window harbors:
- a CDS encoding SDR family NAD(P)-dependent oxidoreductase produces the protein MSKLASKVAVITGGNSGIGLGIAQEFKHEGAVGAIVGRNQETLASAAAQLGDKFIAINADVTSLTDLERVFKETAEKFGKIDVIVANAGGGTIGTVADIGEADYDKTMDLNLKSVYFTVQKALPYMNDGGSIILIGSNAAHRAYSSFTLYGAAKAAVIYLAKGFSNDLLARKIRANVITPGTTDTPAFDKFVPAEQIQAVKKHYAGVMPVGRIGQPADIGKTAVFLASDDSSFMLGAELLVDGGMTYLAK
- a CDS encoding NADPH-dependent F420 reductase, which produces MSKSENKEGSYAIIGFGKIGQALAKAFARNGIEVSVATTREPESFASAAAAIGPTIIPTTLAEAVKADIVFLAVRFESHPDVAKALPTWQGKTIVDVTNAYGVSPEELGGQPSARVVAQAFTGGKLVKGFNHLGAAVLAQDPAVHGGRRVVFLASDDDDAAAEIGTLAENLGFSPIKLGGLSEGGLLVQARGNSWGQLIFKDLVKFD
- a CDS encoding DNA gyrase subunit A family protein, with amino-acid sequence MLQQLIKRALVGDYPVKISYTAEAYADTLRPIIYAMKDLGLTHRNKISARVKCGCVSSGFYNAPFT
- a CDS encoding T9SS C-terminal target domain-containing protein, whose amino-acid sequence is MKSVYLLNCLKQFTLLVCLMGLLVYCKNGSPVDTIQPPTGSSSATPTKVWDKTFGGTSTNYLYAMVATSDGGFLLGGYSNSGQDGNKSDPNRGREDFWVVKIDGSGNKVWDKTFGGSRSDLLYTMVGTSDGGFLLGGSSDSGQDGNKSDPNRGEGDFWVVKIDGSGNKVWDKTFGGSFGDYLTSVAATSDGGFLLGGYSGSGQTGNKSDPSRGGDYDYWVVKINGSGNKVWDKTFGGTNTDQLYSVAATSDGGFLLGGSSLSDQDGNKSDLYRGSRDYWAVKVDGSGNKVWDKTFGGRDYDHLTSVVTTSDGGFLLGGYSNSGQDGNKSDPNRGGLDYWVVKVDKNGTKVWDKTFGGSDSEYLYAVVGTSDGGFLLGGMSTSYQSGNKSEPSKGGGDYWVVKVDGNGGKVWDKTFGSTNNDYLRSVVVTSDGGFLLGGDTISGKAGDKSDPSRGNNDMWVVRIR
- a CDS encoding winged helix-turn-helix transcriptional regulator; translation: MKDDRFCNSNCPFTRAIGTIGNKWKPIIINVLGTRTMRFGQLDAIVPHISRKVLTEQLKELEEDGLLERLAYKEIPPRVDYKLSEKGLAFLPILENIKEWNLKYEVAPMLKETDYKWSKLPKVDIP
- a CDS encoding SDR family NAD(P)-dependent oxidoreductase, with the protein product MSKLKNKVAVVTGASKGIGASIAKYFAEEGAKVVVNYASSKESADSVVKEITDKGGIAIAVQGDISKEADVIRLFDETKKAFGTLDILVNNAAFQGYTPIEQVSAESFHQHFNVNVLGAILAIQASLKLFSDTGGNIINISSGASKMPLPAASLYSATKAALDAITISLSKELGAKNIRINSILPGATETEGATSAGVTTGSEYETMFIANTPLGRRGQPEDIAKAAVFLASDDAAWITGEQISVSGGMYGF
- a CDS encoding class I SAM-dependent methyltransferase — its product is MNETNPWNTIPLADYELHMQHKDVGQAKLLNDLTGKYLQNNKPENILFLGISGGNGLEHIDPDLVKRVCAVDISSAYLEETRKRFGNKIKQLDLVNADIGSSTVSFIQADFVWAALIFDYVDSKRCFEFINDNTDPFAKLIITIQSNNGVQSVSKTGVESIKSVGSIFKTIGQEDLKTEAVTFGFDCVGSEENFLPNGKSLCTYEFSKRG